The Thalassotalea sp. HSM 43 genome window below encodes:
- a CDS encoding nucleotidyltransferase family protein: MSEIDIQITPQLLKDMGVWLGNEQVIPQELLDRLDDEQQRLNLISLLNTHWLTGAFTIKLKQHNAFEALDVEIKAYLEHLDLFYLQRNQNIKKEVIYACRVLTKADIPVMVIKGATGLFNGTFKPLSTRFMTDVDLLVPEHLQTKAIQALLNNGYWLEQDEMDVAAVNHHHAPPLARDNQGLCCIEVHQWPIKKHHQAILSTKNTWLHAQKLTLTDELEVLQMSATDQVILSVAHCELSHRAFEHKQLDWRQLLNTMSLINRYNQSINWHDVESSFACAGQKHVLDAHLHIIEHFFATTTPINSNTKHAQEHIQSSIDLLCDKQGRISPWQTLATVLKGYSKESIDVIYGADSYWSLTKGRLRHAARHLKMLSKPQYLTDFINRLRN, translated from the coding sequence ATGTCAGAGATAGATATCCAAATCACACCACAGCTATTGAAAGACATGGGGGTATGGCTAGGCAATGAACAAGTCATTCCTCAAGAGCTACTTGATAGACTTGATGATGAACAGCAACGCCTTAACCTTATATCGTTGTTAAATACACATTGGCTCACCGGTGCATTCACCATAAAGCTAAAACAGCATAACGCCTTTGAGGCTCTCGATGTTGAGATTAAAGCTTACCTTGAACACCTAGACTTGTTTTACCTGCAGCGTAATCAAAATATTAAAAAAGAAGTCATTTACGCCTGCAGAGTTCTAACTAAGGCCGATATACCTGTGATGGTTATAAAAGGCGCAACAGGACTTTTTAATGGTACTTTTAAGCCTTTGTCGACACGGTTTATGACGGATGTTGATTTATTGGTGCCAGAGCATTTGCAAACTAAGGCTATACAGGCACTGCTAAATAATGGCTATTGGCTTGAACAAGACGAGATGGACGTTGCGGCAGTAAATCATCACCACGCACCGCCTTTAGCGCGGGATAATCAAGGCTTGTGTTGTATTGAAGTGCATCAATGGCCAATAAAAAAACATCATCAAGCTATTTTATCAACCAAAAACACATGGCTACACGCGCAAAAATTAACACTTACCGATGAGCTTGAAGTGCTGCAAATGTCTGCAACGGACCAGGTGATATTATCGGTAGCACATTGTGAGTTATCTCATCGAGCATTTGAACACAAGCAGCTCGATTGGCGTCAATTACTTAATACCATGAGCCTAATCAATCGATATAATCAATCGATAAATTGGCACGATGTAGAATCTTCATTTGCATGTGCTGGACAAAAACACGTTCTTGACGCTCACCTTCATATTATTGAACATTTTTTTGCGACAACAACGCCAATTAATTCCAACACAAAACACGCTCAAGAGCATATTCAATCGAGTATCGATTTACTTTGTGATAAGCAGGGCAGAATTAGCCCATGGCAAACATTAGCAACAGTGCTCAAAGGTTACAGCAAAGAAAGCATTGATGTAATATACGGCGCTGACTCTTATTGGTCGCTCACCAAAGGAAGATTGCGGCACGCGGCACGCCACTTAAAAATGCTCTCCAAACCACAATATTTAACCGACTTCATCAACAGACTTCGTAATTAA
- a CDS encoding GumC family protein: MKSVQQQSIHSNQGNHSHQNDDEHFDDIDFKQLFNVLLRNKWQIIALTVAVGLFAGIYAYSITPIYQATATMHLESAQAKVDDLNDVYSDTSASEEYYYTQLEIIRSKPVAKKVVENLNLDKSPLFQIDKAKLLELSPELLTLSEAKLDEHIKQIRYASALGYVQSGLSASPIKQTQLINISFTSQHPEMTPLIANAVSQAYIDNHIQVSLERIEKSATWLNSSLSGLKTKLTTSQEALQAFREQESLVDIGGIKSLAAKEVEKLSAQLLDARQALKTTELVYSLVRQQTSVDELASLPDVLNHPAIKAATEQKRSAETTLETLSLTYGQKHPKIIAAKADVAREQANINKNIQSLEKTIGNDFKKSQQNVAQLQNALQEAKRQYQKLTRLDNQHRDLLQEVETNKELYAAFFNRLKETAELEGFEANVGRIIEEATTPYSPIKPNKKLIIVIAMITAAAAAVGIVLLLEAMNSTIRSVDDVEAKLSKSLLGIVPLIKDKDDSAQFDVSYFNEGNDHSFSESIRTLRTSLLLLNLEDNSKVFSVTSTIPGEGKTAVSTNLAFALAQLDKTLLIDTDMRRPSLAKNFDMDMNTPGLSNVIAKTHALDECIHRDEKSGLDLLPAGQLPPNPQELLASNQFKQMLNELKEKYDRIIIDTAPVQAVSDAMIVARLADSHLYVVKAESTKESMIKRGMKRMTMAGINIDGVVLNQVDLAKARQYQDFTGYYDQYGYAT; encoded by the coding sequence ATGAAATCTGTGCAGCAACAATCAATACATTCTAATCAAGGCAATCATTCACACCAAAACGATGATGAGCATTTTGACGATATCGACTTTAAACAATTGTTTAATGTGTTATTGCGCAATAAGTGGCAAATCATCGCATTAACCGTGGCGGTTGGTTTGTTTGCTGGCATATACGCTTATTCGATTACGCCTATTTATCAAGCCACCGCGACCATGCATTTAGAATCGGCACAGGCGAAAGTCGATGATTTAAACGATGTGTATAGTGATACATCAGCAAGTGAAGAGTATTATTACACGCAACTTGAAATTATCCGCTCTAAGCCAGTAGCCAAAAAGGTAGTTGAAAACCTTAACCTTGACAAAAGCCCATTATTTCAGATTGATAAAGCCAAACTATTGGAATTAAGCCCTGAATTATTAACACTTTCTGAAGCAAAGCTTGACGAACATATAAAGCAAATACGTTATGCAAGTGCGCTTGGTTATGTACAAAGCGGTCTGTCGGCAAGCCCGATTAAACAAACCCAGTTAATCAATATCAGCTTTACCTCACAGCACCCCGAAATGACACCGCTAATCGCCAATGCGGTGAGTCAGGCATATATTGACAATCACATACAGGTAAGCCTTGAGCGCATTGAAAAATCAGCGACTTGGTTAAATTCGTCTCTATCCGGTTTGAAAACCAAATTAACGACATCGCAAGAAGCTTTGCAAGCGTTTCGAGAGCAAGAGTCTTTAGTCGATATCGGCGGTATTAAGTCCCTTGCAGCCAAAGAAGTGGAGAAATTATCAGCGCAGCTTTTGGATGCAAGACAAGCATTGAAAACGACGGAGCTGGTCTACAGTTTAGTGCGCCAACAAACCAGTGTCGATGAGCTCGCGTCACTGCCCGATGTGCTAAATCACCCAGCAATAAAAGCGGCGACCGAACAAAAACGTAGTGCTGAAACAACACTGGAAACCTTATCGCTTACTTACGGACAAAAACACCCGAAGATCATTGCCGCCAAAGCTGATGTGGCACGTGAGCAAGCGAATATTAATAAAAACATTCAAAGTTTAGAAAAGACCATAGGTAATGACTTTAAAAAGTCACAACAGAATGTTGCGCAACTGCAAAATGCTTTGCAAGAGGCGAAACGCCAATATCAAAAGTTGACGCGCCTTGATAATCAACACCGTGATTTACTGCAAGAAGTTGAAACCAATAAAGAATTGTATGCGGCATTTTTTAATCGCTTAAAAGAAACCGCAGAGTTAGAAGGGTTTGAAGCCAATGTAGGCCGTATCATTGAAGAAGCAACGACGCCATATAGCCCCATAAAACCAAACAAAAAGCTGATCATTGTTATTGCAATGATCACCGCGGCTGCAGCCGCGGTTGGCATTGTTTTATTGCTCGAAGCGATGAACAGTACCATTCGCAGTGTTGATGATGTGGAAGCTAAGTTAAGTAAAAGCTTGCTGGGTATTGTGCCCTTGATCAAAGACAAAGATGACAGTGCCCAGTTTGATGTCAGCTATTTTAACGAAGGCAACGATCACAGTTTTTCTGAATCGATTCGCACCTTACGTACTAGCTTGTTGTTACTAAACTTAGAAGATAATTCTAAGGTTTTTAGTGTTACTTCAACCATTCCGGGTGAAGGGAAAACAGCAGTATCAACCAACTTAGCCTTTGCCTTAGCGCAACTCGATAAGACTTTGTTAATCGATACCGATATGAGACGCCCATCACTAGCTAAAAACTTCGACATGGACATGAACACGCCAGGTTTAAGTAATGTGATTGCGAAGACACATGCACTTGATGAGTGTATCCACCGAGATGAAAAATCCGGATTAGACTTGTTGCCTGCGGGGCAATTACCACCAAACCCACAAGAGCTATTGGCATCGAATCAATTTAAACAAATGTTGAACGAGCTGAAAGAGAAATACGATCGCATCATTATTGATACCGCACCAGTACAAGCAGTGAGTGATGCCATGATTGTAGCCCGTTTAGCAGACAGCCATTTGTATGTTGTAAAAGCCGAATCTACCAAAGAAAGTATGATCAAAAGAGGCATGAAACGCATGACCATGGCCGGTATTAACATAGATGGTGTGGTACTTAATCAAGTCGATTTGGCCAAAGCTCGACAGTACCAAGACTTTACTGGTTACTATGATCAATACGGCTATGCAACTTAA
- a CDS encoding polysaccharide biosynthesis/export family protein, with translation MVKIVTSLALCLSFFSVSSHADSLSHYRLGVGDKIEINVFGESDLSKQFKINERGTINYPFLGEVSVKDLTLAEVEQAVVNGLKPDYLINPSVSAAIVEYRPFFIEGQIKKSGAYSYQPGLTVAKAVVLAGGFTERASKDKIYIQRSSDPENKTELAMLDSKVSPGDIITIKQSFF, from the coding sequence ATGGTTAAGATAGTAACATCTCTTGCCCTGTGCCTATCCTTTTTCTCTGTATCAAGTCATGCTGATTCGTTAAGCCATTACCGATTAGGTGTTGGTGATAAAATCGAAATCAACGTGTTTGGTGAATCTGACTTATCAAAGCAATTCAAAATCAACGAACGTGGCACCATTAATTACCCATTTCTAGGGGAAGTTAGCGTAAAAGATCTAACCTTAGCGGAAGTAGAGCAAGCGGTGGTTAATGGCTTAAAACCCGATTATTTGATTAACCCAAGTGTGTCCGCTGCCATTGTAGAATATCGGCCGTTTTTTATTGAAGGGCAAATTAAAAAGTCCGGTGCCTATTCATATCAACCTGGCTTAACGGTAGCAAAAGCGGTGGTATTAGCCGGCGGTTTTACCGAGCGTGCATCAAAAGATAAAATTTACATTCAACGCTCTAGTGATCCTGAAAACAAAACCGAGCTCGCCATGCTCGACAGTAAAGTATCACCTGGTGATATCATCACCATCAAACAAAGCTTTTTTTAA
- a CDS encoding outer membrane beta-barrel protein has translation MKRLTTSITILASLQTLTVGSAFAYEQSPIQFAGFNVVPKVTLTESYTDNLLQDADNEINTWLTHLKPEVLLDKQYGLDRYSLSYGLSHKNYSAKGRDTITDHKFGAGATFDLGTRHRIATYAKYALLHEERGRDFSIGYGDQLKEPTPYDTLNASLKYTFGARTAQANLDFFTSYYDIEYDSVYFDELNIDEDDNIPPPDENFDVTADRNHDKIKFGSTLRYKLGAFTDVSVTLAFANTAYETNRMFEPSLDNDEFSVSSRFAWQGTAMTTGYVDLGYSEKSFDADERDNGDGIRWKVGVIWKPLTYSNFDFSTARDVTEPEGQGSYIENTNVNLSWHHNWLERLGTRLKASYSEDEYGDTDREDDNNIYSASVLYEMRRNLNFTLSLSNYERDSNYNNLDYTENRASLSVSYHL, from the coding sequence GTGAAGCGCTTAACGACTTCGATAACAATTCTAGCGTCATTGCAGACATTAACGGTCGGCAGTGCGTTTGCCTATGAGCAAAGTCCAATCCAATTTGCCGGCTTTAATGTTGTGCCTAAGGTTACCTTGACAGAATCTTACACCGATAACTTACTGCAAGATGCCGACAACGAGATCAATACTTGGCTTACCCACTTAAAGCCCGAAGTGTTGTTGGATAAACAATATGGCCTAGATCGTTACAGCTTAAGCTATGGCTTATCCCATAAAAATTACTCCGCCAAAGGCCGTGATACCATTACCGATCACAAGTTTGGCGCAGGTGCAACCTTTGATTTAGGTACTCGTCATCGCATCGCAACCTATGCAAAGTATGCTTTATTACATGAAGAGCGTGGTCGAGACTTCTCGATTGGTTATGGTGACCAGTTAAAAGAGCCTACCCCATACGACACATTAAATGCCTCGTTAAAATACACTTTTGGTGCGCGCACCGCTCAGGCTAATTTAGATTTCTTCACCAGTTATTACGATATTGAATACGACAGTGTTTACTTTGATGAGCTAAATATTGATGAAGACGATAATATTCCGCCGCCGGACGAAAACTTTGATGTGACGGCAGATCGTAATCATGACAAGATTAAATTTGGTAGTACACTGCGCTACAAACTTGGCGCATTTACCGATGTATCGGTAACCCTCGCGTTTGCCAATACCGCATACGAAACAAACCGTATGTTTGAACCGTCGTTAGATAACGATGAGTTTTCTGTATCGAGCCGTTTTGCTTGGCAAGGTACGGCGATGACCACAGGTTATGTTGATTTAGGTTACAGCGAAAAATCATTTGATGCCGACGAACGTGATAATGGCGACGGTATTCGTTGGAAAGTTGGTGTTATTTGGAAACCATTAACCTATTCTAATTTTGATTTTTCTACCGCACGTGATGTCACAGAGCCAGAAGGTCAGGGTAGTTATATTGAAAACACCAATGTTAACTTATCGTGGCATCATAATTGGTTAGAGCGTTTAGGTACGCGTTTAAAAGCGTCGTATAGTGAAGACGAATACGGTGATACCGATCGCGAAGACGATAATAATATATACAGTGCCAGTGTGTTGTATGAAATGCGTAGAAATTTAAACTTTACTCTGTCATTATCTAATTATGAGCGGGACAGCAATTATAATAATTTAGATTATACGGAAAATAGAGCGTCCTTGTCTGTTAGCTACCATTTGTAA